One Rhipicephalus microplus isolate Deutch F79 chromosome 4, USDA_Rmic, whole genome shotgun sequence genomic window carries:
- the LOC142813879 gene encoding uncharacterized protein LOC142813879 encodes MRLQLVHDLANICESHGCRQALWLLNASCDTCVDICSDFYGFVCGLWDAKTPVGPKMSYAKALRFNYSSMVYEALARTLFSPQAKGTDAYNMAQAYSSCVGFWANSSTNLENMLKAASVNPRAFINVKNFSQLFQLTIQTNVETRLTSVVKVVYAMTHATVGVLTGISMHSASFIPEIEEALLEQLASSLGDTGVFKIIGIMETLDKLIMNITDAHLEDTTLHEALTTRADLPAHGIYWGDVLMKYAPPAGFKRLPRTNSEGAIREIFQILASAPLHAAKMYLLIVPFARYVSFELRAASRRSFLPDSMMARLCIRYLYAMFGPSAHATLMQVMGTDKAASSYMWNNIRQQSQALRYVGTGFKLSRDALLNATLKSHRDDVEPDGGLLQVSYSSDFMANLIILVRHTGKQVELRPYMLPTENEAEVATELLVPDFYYNDSTEASINYGTLGGHMARMLFDAAFPERHSPKYVDCLDEFTVHNAIPFDKTDWQRYVNMQWSMNASFESLQRERSTARSPLLHQRLFFLRYAMSICGEDTSAVKSLQYAARTSLSFATAFNCFRPPKNPCT; translated from the exons ATGAGGCTGCAGCTCGTCCACGATCTGGCAAACATCTGCGAGTCTCACGGATGCCGACAAGCGTTGTGGCTTTTGAACGCATCGTGCGATACGTGTGTGGACATCTGCTCGGACTTCTACGGTTTCGTGTGCGGCCTCTGGGATGCCAAAACACCGGTTGGTCCTAAGATGTCCTATGCCAAGGCGCTTCGTTTCAACTACAGCTCCATGGTGTACGAAGCCCTCGCCCGCACACTATTTTCACCGCAGGCTAAAGGCACCGACGCTTACAACATGGCACAGGCCTACAGCTCCTGTGTCGGCTTCTGGGCCAACTCGTCAACAAACCTTGAAAATATGCTCAAGGCGGCCAGTGTAAATCCTCGAGCTTTCATCAATGTTAAAAACTTTTCACAGCTCTTTCAACTAACGATCCAAACCAACGTTGAGACCAGGCTGACGTCAGTCGTGAAGGTTGTCTACGCCATGACACACGCTACTGTAGGTGTCCTGACAGGAATCTCGATGCACTCGGCATCTTTCATACCAGAAATTGAAGAAGCCTTGCTCGAGCAACTAGCCTCGTCATTAGGGGACACGGGTGTCTTCAAGATAATCGGTATTATGGAAACGCTGGACAAACTTATCATGAACATCACAGATGCTCATTTAGAAGACACCACACTCCATGAAGCCTTGACGACCAGAGCAGATCTTCCAGCGCATGGCATTTATTGGGGCGACGTCTTGATGAAATACGCTCCACCAGCTGGATTCAAGCGCCTTCCACGTACTAACAGTGAAGGCGCCATTCGCGAGATATTCCAGATACTGGCTTCAGCACCGTTACACGCCGCCAAGATGTACTTGTTGATTGTTCCTTTCGCAAGATACGTCAGCTTCGAGCTCAGGGCAGCATCTCGACGAAGCTTCCTGCCAGATTCAATGATGGCCCGCTTATGCATTCGCTACCTTTACGCGATGTTTGGACCTAGCGCACACGCTACCCTAATGCAAGTCATGGGCACTGACAAGGCTGCAAGTAGCTACATGTGGAACAATATAAGACAGCAATCCCAAGCTCTACGCTACGTTGGCACTGGCTTCAAGCTAAGCAGAGACGCCCTGCTGAACGCAACGCTCAAGTCTCACA GAGACGACGTGGAGCCGGATGGGGGCCTGCTGCAAGTGTCGTACAGCAGTGACTTTATGGCCAACTTGATAATACTGGTTAGACACACGGGAAAGCAAGTGGAGCTCCGCCCCTATATGCTGCCCACCGAGAACGAAGCTGAAGTGGCAACGGAACTTCTTGTACCGGATTTCTACTACAACGACTCCACAGAAGCCAGCATCAACTACGGCACTCTTGGCGGCCACATGGCCCGGATGCTATTTGACGCCGCATTTCCCGAAAGGCATTCCCCCAAGTACGTCGACTGCCTGGACGAGTTCACAGTGCACAACGCCATACCATTTGACAAGACGGACTGGCAGCGATACGTCAACATGCAATGGTCCATGAATGCATCCTTCGAGTCGTTACAGAGAGAAAGGTCAACCGCTCGGTCTCCCTTACTGCACCAACGACTCTTCTTTTTGCGATACGCCATGTCTATCTGTGGCGAAGATACGTCAGCGGTGAAAAGCCTCCAGTATGCCGCCCGCACTTCTCTTAGCTTCGCGACAGCTTTCAACTGCTTCAGACCACCCAAGAACCCGTGCACCTAA